In one Gossypium hirsutum isolate 1008001.06 chromosome D09, Gossypium_hirsutum_v2.1, whole genome shotgun sequence genomic region, the following are encoded:
- the LOC107891817 gene encoding putative receptor-like protein kinase At4g00960, with product MAMDLSWQFLFFSLVTAFHVTVTVAQEQPLRHFCINSTGNFTSNSAYETNLNQLLSSFSLNTPNDRGFYNFSSGQGSTIANAVAFCRGDLNSSDCFNCINDAYRELRNRCPYRIEAIIWYDYCTFRYTNRSIFGVRDVDPYFFMWNSNNVSNVDAFNQALGSLMDKLRDAVQVGTSLGKFATGSIQVTPFQTIYARVQCSNDLTQYGCRSCLSQAIVYIPRCCDSKQGGRVSLPSCNFRFEIVRFYNRTPADIDTNDTTTTGYKSNSSRTTIIISILAVAFAALLISNVICIILRFRKRKLKPQKHEATEEGDEIATADSLQYDFNTIRAATNRFSDADKLGQGGFGAVYKGILAGGKLIAVKRLSTDSGQGDLEFKNEVQLMANLQHRNLVRLQGFCLEGNERLLIYEFVHNGSLDKFLFDPAKRPYLNWEIRYKIIKGVARGLLYLHQDSQLRIIHRDLKASNILLDAEMTPKIADFGMARLCPVDQTQGATSRIVGTYGYMAPEYIMHGQFSVKSDVFSFGVLVLEILNGQRNNAFQNGSYMENLLSFAWRNWKAGTAMDLVDPSLRDGSTSEVMRCIHIGLLCVQENVAQRPNMGSVALMLTNYSTTLPLPSEPAFLMHSRTQSVMQQSEDLDSGATASSGSKNDIGVVSENELSISETYPR from the exons ATGGCAATGGATCTTTCATGGCagtttttgttcttttctttagTTACAGCATTCCATGTTACTGTTACCGTTGCTCAAGAACAGCCTCTACGCCATTTTTGTATAAACAGCACTGGTAACTTCACCAGCAACAGCGCTTACGAGACAAACCTCAATCAACTGCTTTCATCTTTCTCCCTCAACACACCAAATGACAGGGGCTTCTACAATTTTTCATCTGGCCAAGGCTCCACCATAGCTAACGCAGTTGCATTTTGCAGAGGGGATTTGAACTCAAGTGATTGCTTTAACTGCATCAATGACGCATACCGAGAGCTCAGAAATCGCTGCCCTTACCGAATAGAGGCGATTATATGGTATGACTATTGCACGTTCCGCTACACAAATCGCTCCATTTTTGGTGTCAGGGACGTCGACCCTTATTTCTTCATGTGGAATTCAAATAACGTGTCGAATGTAGATGCTTTTAATCAGGCCTTGGGTTCCTTAATGGACAAGCTAAGAGATGCCGTTCAAGTGGGGACTTCCCTTGGAAAGTTTGCGACAGGAAGCATACAAGTCACACCTTTTCAAACAATATATGCGCGTGTTCAATGTAGTAATGATTTGACACAGTATGGTTGCCGATCTTGCTTGTCGCAGGCCATTGTTTATATACCACGTTGCTGCGACAGCAAACAAGGAGGCAGGGTATCTCTGCCTTCTTGTAACTTTAGGTTTGAGATTGTACGCTTCTACAATAGAACTCCTGCTGATATAGACACTAACGATACCACAACAACAGGATATAAGAGTAATTCATCTCGAACTACTATTATCATATCCATCTTGGCTGTTGCTTTTGCTGCACTACTCATATCCAATGTCATCTGCATCATTTTACGGTTTAGGAAGCGAAAGCTGAAACCTCAAA AGCATGAAGCAACTGAAGAAGGGGATGAAATCGCAACTGCAGACTCCTTACAATATGATTTCAACACCATTAGAGCTGCTACAAATCGCTTTTCTGATGCAGATAAGCTCGGACAAGGTGGATTTGGAGCAGTTTATAAG GGCATACTTGCTGGTGGAAAATTAATAGCAGTGAAAAGGCTGTCTACGGATTCTGGACAAGGAGACCTTGAGTTCAAAAACGAGGTTCAGTTAATGGCCAACCTTCAGCATAGGAACTTGGTTAGGCTCCAAGGTTTTTGCCTTGAAGGAAATGAAAGACTTCTCATCTATGAGTTTGTGCATAATGGAAGTTTGGACAAATTCTTATTTG ATCCAGCTAAGCGACCGTATTTGAATTGGGAAATACGATACAAAATCATAAAAGGTGTTGCTCGTGGGCTTCTCTACCTTCATCAAGATTCTCAACTCAGAATTATTCATCGTGATCTCAAAGCTAGCAATATATTGTTGGACGCAGAGATGACTCCTAAAATTGCAGATTTTGGCATGGCAAGATTGTGTCCTGTTGATCAAACACAAGGTGCTACTAGTAGAATTGTCGGGACATA CGGATACATGGCACCTGAATATATAATGCATGGTCAATTTTCAGTTAAATCAGATGTTTTTAGTTTTGGTGTACTGGTTTTGGAGATTTTAAATGGTCAAAGGAACAATGCTTTTCAAAATGGGAGCTACATGGAAAATCTTCTAAGCTTT GCTTGGAGAAATTGGAAGGCCGGGACAGCAATGGACCTTGTAGACCCCAGTTTGAGGGATGGATCAACAAGTGAGGTGATGAGATGCATCCACATAGGGCTGCTTTGTGTTCAAGAAAATGTAGCTCAGAGACCAAACATGGGTTCAGTTGCTCTAATGCTTACTAACTACTCCACCACTCTCCCACTACCCTCAGAACCTGCATTTCTTATGCACAGCAGAACTCAATCGGTGATGCAACAGTCAGAGGACTTAGATTCCGGGGCAACAGCATCAAGTGGATCCAAAAATGATATTGGAGTAGTATCAGAAAATGAGCTTTCCATTAGCGAGACGTATCCAAGATAG
- the LOC107891818 gene encoding autophagy-related protein 8C: MAKSSFKLEHPLERRQAESGRIREKYPDRVPVIVEKAERSDIPDIDKKKYLVPSDLTVVQFVYVVRKRIKLSAEKAIFVFVKNTLPPTAALMSAIYEENKDEDGFLYMTYSGENTFGSP, encoded by the exons ATGGCGAAAAGTTCCTTTAAGCTTGAACATCCTTTGG AAAGGAGGCAGGCTGAATCTGGTCGCATCAGGGAGAAGTATCCAGACAGAGTTCCT GTTATCGTGGAGAAGGCTGAAAGGAGTGACATTCCTGACATTGATAAAAAGAA GTATCTTGTTCCATCTGATTTGACTGTGGTGCAATTCGTTTATGTTGTACGCAAAAGGATTAAGCTTAGTGCGGAGAAAGCTATATTTGTTTTTGTGAAGAACACTCTCCCTCCTACTG CTGCTTTGATGTCAGCAATTTATGAAGAAAACAAGGATGAAGATGGCTTTCTGTATATGACTTACAGTGGAGAGAACACATTTGGTTCCCCATAA